TTTATGTAGTAATGTGTTAATATAATTTAACAAAATTGCAAGGATGAGGTTTTGCATATGGAGATGCTTGGAACGATAATAGGCCTAACGATTAAATCTCTTGTCTTTGTTGTTGGAATGTTTTTAGCAGCAGCATATTTAACTCTTATTGAAAGAAAATTTGCAGGTCATGTTCAGCAAAGACCGGGACCTCTCCATGTAGGATTTCATGGGCTTCTTCAGCCAATAGCAGATGCTCTTAAAGTTTTAACAAAAGAAGATTTAGTTCCAAATAATGTTGATAAAGTTTTATTTTACCTTGCTTCACTTATGGCATTCGTTCCGGCTATCATGATACTTGCGGTTATTCCATTTGGCAAGCCTATACAGATCTTTGGATTTGAAATAAAGCCATATATTACAGACCTAAACATCGGATTAATCCTTGCCCTTGCATTTGGTAGTATAAGCATTTATGGAGTCATCTTTGCCGGCTGGGCTTCAAATAGTAAATATCCAATGATAGGTGGTCTTAGAAAGGCTGCTGTATTGATAGGTTATGAAGTTGCTCTTGGATTTGCTATGGTTGGACCAATTATGATGGCTGGCTCTTTTTCTCTTAAAGAGATAGTATACGCTCAAGATGGATTTTTTGGTGCGTTTATCTGGTATCAGCCAATTGCGTTTATTGTTATTCTTTTTGCCATATTGGCGGAGACAGGAAGAACGCCGTTTGACGTTCAAGAAGCAGAAGCAGAGCTAGTATCAGGATACAACACAGAATATTCAGGAATGAAGTTCGGTCTATTTCCATTGGCGGAATGGTATATAGGTACTTTTGTACTTAGTGCCATAGCTGTAATTCTCTTCTTTGGTGGCTGGAAAGGTCCTGAAATCTTTGGACCAATATCACCATTTATATGGTTCTTCTTAAAAGTATTTATGATGTTTATGTTCTTCCTATGGGTGCATTGGACGCTTCCAAGATACAGAGTAGACCAAATTACTGAAATTGCTTGGAAAGTAATGCTTCCATTGTCATTATTAAATATTTTTATCACTGCGATAATAATTTTAATCAAGGGCTAAAATGGTTAAAATAAAGTATTTAGAAAGACCAAGCTTAAGCATATGGGAAAAAATATTTTTCATCGATTTTATTAAAGGTTTAAAAGTAACTTTTAAAAACTTATTGCAAAAAACAATTACAACTAAATATCCTTTTGAGAAATTGACTCCTCCAAAAAGATTTAGAGGTGTACATGCTCATAGAGTAAAAGATGGAAATGAACCGCCATCTTTTAGCGTATTAGAAAAATTTATGGATATTGAAACAGGTGAAAGCAGATGTGTTGCCTGTTATATGTGTCAGCAAGCATGCCCAATGCCTTCATTGTTTGTTATAGAAGCAGAGCAACTTCCAAACGGAAAGAAAAAGGTTAAAAAATTTGAAATGAACTTATTAAACTGTCTATACTGTGGATTGTGCGTTGATGCATGTCCGGTAGACTGTTTAATTATGACAGATATATACGAAATGGCACAGTATCAAAGAAAAAATTGCGTAATTCATATGGAAGATATGAGCGAAAGAGGAAAAGATTTTGATAGAAGAAGATTGAAAGAACCGGATAGAATATGGATTGATGACTCAGAAAGAATTAAGTTATGGGGGCAAGTCAAATGGAGTTAAGTGCAGTGGCTTTTTGGGTTTTATCTACAATAGCAGTTATATCAGCCATAGGTGTTGTTTTCTTTAGAAATATTGTTTACGCTGTACTGTCATTAATCTCGACATTAATAGCAATTTCAGGGCTATTTTTTAACCTTGGAGCAGAGCTTGTAGGAGCACTCCAGATCTTAATCTACGCGGTAGCAATAGTTGTTTTCTATGTTCTTGTGATATCAACAGTACCGCAGTATAAAGGTCAAGCTATAGACCCAAAATATACTTTACTTTCTCTTCCATTTGGATTTATTCTATTCTTAGAGCTTGCCTATGTATCTGTTTATGGTTTATGGACATCTAATAAAGGCATATTCTCTCCGGATATTTTTACAAAAATATCCAATGCAAAAGCTGTGGCATCCCTTTTATTTACTAAATATCTCTTTCCATTTGAAGTTGCCTCTTTAATTCTTCTTGTTGCGATGATTGGTGCTATATTACTTGGAAGAAAAGATATAGTTGAAGATGAAGAAGGAGGGCAGTAATGGTACCATTTGAATACTACGTAGCTTTAAGCGGACTTCTTATGGTTCTTGGTTTTATTGGTGTAATAGTTAGAAAAAATATTATTGCGATGCTATTATCAACAGAGCTTATGCTAAACGCAGTAAATATAGCATTTGTTGCCTTTGACATGAAACTTCACGAAGTGGTAGGTCAAGTATTTGTATTTTTTATTTTGACTATAGCAGCTGCTGAAGCGGCGATAGGTCTTGGCTTAATAATGGCAATCTACAGAATGAAAAAAGACGTTGATGTAGAAAAACTAACAGAGTTAAAGGGGTAGTAGCATGGAGTACTTATGGATTATACCGTTTTCACCTCTTATAGCATTTATAATCATAGGACTTTTTGGTTATAAGTTTTTAAAAGAACCATTATCCGGAATCGTTGCTGTTATAGCAGTTGCCATCTCAGCGATAGCATCAGTAAAAGGTTTTATTGATGTTGCCGGATCTGGAAAGTATTATGATTTAAAGCTTTTTAACTGGCTTACTATCGGTGACTACTCAATATCTGTTAGTATATTTTGGGACCCACTTTCGGCTTTAATGACCTGTGTCGTTACATGTGTATCAACCTTTATTTTTATATTCGCAACCGGTTATATGAAAGGTGACGAATCTTATCCAAGATTCTTTGCATATTTATCATTATTCGTATTTATGATGCTTAT
The sequence above is drawn from the Sulfurihydrogenibium sp. genome and encodes:
- the nuoH gene encoding NADH-quinone oxidoreductase subunit NuoH, with the translated sequence MEMLGTIIGLTIKSLVFVVGMFLAAAYLTLIERKFAGHVQQRPGPLHVGFHGLLQPIADALKVLTKEDLVPNNVDKVLFYLASLMAFVPAIMILAVIPFGKPIQIFGFEIKPYITDLNIGLILALAFGSISIYGVIFAGWASNSKYPMIGGLRKAAVLIGYEVALGFAMVGPIMMAGSFSLKEIVYAQDGFFGAFIWYQPIAFIVILFAILAETGRTPFDVQEAEAELVSGYNTEYSGMKFGLFPLAEWYIGTFVLSAIAVILFFGGWKGPEIFGPISPFIWFFLKVFMMFMFFLWVHWTLPRYRVDQITEIAWKVMLPLSLLNIFITAIIILIKG
- a CDS encoding NADH-quinone oxidoreductase subunit I; the encoded protein is MVKIKYLERPSLSIWEKIFFIDFIKGLKVTFKNLLQKTITTKYPFEKLTPPKRFRGVHAHRVKDGNEPPSFSVLEKFMDIETGESRCVACYMCQQACPMPSLFVIEAEQLPNGKKKVKKFEMNLLNCLYCGLCVDACPVDCLIMTDIYEMAQYQRKNCVIHMEDMSERGKDFDRRRLKEPDRIWIDDSERIKLWGQVKWS
- a CDS encoding NADH-quinone oxidoreductase subunit J, producing MELSAVAFWVLSTIAVISAIGVVFFRNIVYAVLSLISTLIAISGLFFNLGAELVGALQILIYAVAIVVFYVLVISTVPQYKGQAIDPKYTLLSLPFGFILFLELAYVSVYGLWTSNKGIFSPDIFTKISNAKAVASLLFTKYLFPFEVASLILLVAMIGAILLGRKDIVEDEEGGQ
- the nuoK gene encoding NADH-quinone oxidoreductase subunit NuoK — translated: MVPFEYYVALSGLLMVLGFIGVIVRKNIIAMLLSTELMLNAVNIAFVAFDMKLHEVVGQVFVFFILTIAAAEAAIGLGLIMAIYRMKKDVDVEKLTELKG